A single genomic interval of Brevibacillus brevis harbors:
- a CDS encoding riboflavin synthase → MFTGLVEEVGVLEAIQGNEQASRLVIRAQQVLEGVKLGDSISVNGICLTVTSYTNRQFSVDVMPETMNKTSLRQLRSGQRVNLERAMRLGDRFGGHIVSGHVDGTGRVASREVNANAVVFRIEAKPQLLKYVIARGSICIDGISLTVVDVNDNGFTVSIIPHTLANTSLADRRPGDLVNLETDVIGKYVERLLGYQNHGGTEKSGGLSLAFLQENGFA, encoded by the coding sequence ATGTTCACGGGACTGGTCGAAGAAGTGGGCGTGTTGGAAGCGATTCAAGGGAACGAGCAGGCGAGTCGACTGGTCATCCGCGCACAGCAGGTACTCGAAGGGGTAAAGCTGGGGGACAGTATCTCGGTCAATGGCATTTGCCTTACGGTTACTTCTTATACGAATCGTCAGTTTAGCGTCGATGTGATGCCAGAGACAATGAACAAGACGAGCTTGCGGCAATTACGCAGCGGACAGCGAGTGAATTTGGAGAGAGCAATGCGGCTGGGGGACCGTTTTGGCGGGCATATCGTCTCCGGACATGTAGACGGGACCGGAAGGGTTGCTTCACGAGAGGTGAATGCGAATGCAGTCGTGTTTCGGATTGAGGCCAAACCGCAACTGCTGAAGTACGTCATTGCCCGTGGATCGATTTGCATAGATGGCATCAGTCTCACCGTGGTGGACGTAAACGATAACGGTTTTACCGTTTCGATCATTCCACATACGCTGGCGAATACGAGTCTTGCAGACAGACGACCTGGGGACTTGGTGAATCTCGAAACAGATGTCATCGGCAAATATGTGGAGCGTTTGTTAGGGTATCAAAATCATGGCGGTACAGAAAAATCTGGCGGGCTCAGTCTAGCCTTTTTGCAGGAAAATGGCTTCGCGTGA
- the ribD gene encoding bifunctional diaminohydroxyphosphoribosylaminopyrimidine deaminase/5-amino-6-(5-phosphoribosylamino)uracil reductase RibD, protein MEQDSKYMDLALELARSARGQTSPNPMVGAVIVNDGTIVGMGAHLRAGEPHAEVHALRMAGEKAQGATAYVTLEPCSHYGKTPPCAEALIVAGVRRVVVATLDPNPLVAGRGIEMLRAAGLEVAVGVREEEARALNEVFFHYIQTRRPFVTVKTASTLDGKIASFTGHSRWITGAEARAEVHELRRQHDAILVGVGTILADDPLLTARQEEERFGSQPVRVILDNHLRTPLGARVVQNADAKTWIFTTDAAPREKQELLAARGVKVITTDAPIRVEKVLVTLGELGITSLLVEGGQEVNGSFLQARAIQKVVSHIALKLIGGSGAPSPFGGQGFATMGEAVPLTNVTITPMGKGDVQIIGYPQWEKQA, encoded by the coding sequence ATGGAACAGGACAGCAAGTACATGGATCTGGCGCTGGAACTGGCACGATCGGCACGAGGCCAAACCAGCCCGAATCCCATGGTCGGAGCTGTAATTGTGAATGATGGAACCATCGTGGGGATGGGAGCGCATCTGCGGGCAGGAGAACCCCATGCTGAGGTGCACGCACTGCGGATGGCTGGGGAAAAAGCGCAAGGTGCGACCGCGTACGTGACGCTGGAGCCTTGCAGTCACTACGGAAAAACACCGCCGTGTGCAGAGGCGTTGATCGTAGCCGGTGTACGTCGTGTCGTTGTAGCGACGCTCGACCCGAATCCACTGGTAGCGGGAAGAGGAATCGAGATGCTGCGGGCAGCAGGGCTGGAAGTAGCTGTGGGCGTGAGAGAAGAAGAAGCGAGGGCGCTCAATGAAGTCTTTTTCCATTACATCCAGACCAGACGTCCATTTGTGACGGTAAAGACGGCCAGTACATTGGACGGGAAAATCGCTTCGTTCACGGGACACAGTCGGTGGATTACTGGAGCAGAGGCTCGGGCAGAGGTGCATGAACTGCGTAGGCAGCACGATGCCATCCTCGTTGGAGTTGGGACGATTCTCGCGGATGACCCGCTGTTGACGGCGCGCCAGGAAGAGGAGCGTTTTGGAAGCCAGCCAGTTCGCGTGATTTTGGACAATCATTTACGTACGCCGCTGGGTGCCCGTGTCGTCCAGAATGCAGATGCGAAGACTTGGATCTTTACGACAGATGCAGCCCCAAGGGAAAAGCAGGAACTGCTTGCGGCAAGAGGAGTAAAGGTCATCACAACGGATGCACCCATTCGCGTGGAAAAGGTGCTAGTTACGTTGGGAGAGCTGGGGATTACCTCGTTGCTTGTGGAAGGCGGGCAAGAAGTAAACGGCTCCTTTTTGCAGGCGAGAGCGATTCAAAAGGTCGTGAGCCATATCGCGCTAAAGCTGATCGGGGGAAGCGGCGCGCCTTCGCCATTCGGTGGTCAAGGCTTTGCGACGATGGGAGAAGCGGTACCGTTGACAAATGTCACGATCACTCCGATGGGGAAAGGTGATGTACAGATCATCGGGTACCCACAATGGGAGAAACAGGCGTAG
- a CDS encoding HAD family hydrolase, with protein sequence MSKSYTKGIIFDMDNTLLQSRINFAGMKRAIFQLWADNGIVEPTLDWEKYTASQLIEIGRKSEQMTSELEQAMWEAVTAIEKEGMHGAVLEKHAVEVLDRLKENYYLYILTNNAYAAAEEALNGTGIAPYFNEIVAREQMTTLKPSPSGIHYIRSRKPEWPVSAWTMIGDSWIDGKAACDGQVAFIAYQGNEQDMEQNGVVPKAYINDLKVLLTVLEECEQR encoded by the coding sequence ATGAGTAAATCCTATACAAAAGGCATTATTTTCGATATGGACAATACCTTGCTGCAATCCCGAATCAACTTTGCAGGGATGAAACGGGCCATTTTTCAACTGTGGGCCGACAATGGAATTGTAGAGCCGACTCTCGATTGGGAGAAGTATACCGCATCACAGCTCATTGAGATTGGCAGAAAATCGGAGCAGATGACGAGTGAATTGGAACAAGCTATGTGGGAAGCAGTAACCGCGATTGAGAAGGAAGGCATGCATGGAGCTGTATTGGAGAAGCATGCGGTGGAAGTGCTGGATCGCTTGAAAGAGAACTACTATTTGTATATCCTGACCAACAACGCCTACGCCGCGGCAGAGGAGGCTTTGAACGGGACGGGAATCGCTCCCTACTTTAACGAAATCGTAGCCCGCGAGCAGATGACGACCTTGAAGCCATCTCCATCGGGCATTCACTATATTCGCAGCCGCAAGCCGGAATGGCCTGTTTCGGCTTGGACGATGATCGGGGATTCCTGGATCGATGGGAAGGCGGCCTGCGACGGACAAGTCGCTTTTATTGCCTATCAAGGGAACGAACAGGACATGGAGCAAAATGGTGTTGTGCCAAAGGCGTACATAAATGATTTGAAAGTACTCCTGACCGTCCTTGAAGAGTGCGAGCAAAGGTAA
- a CDS encoding YdbC family protein translates to MLIKWITCKVTENQKQSFSHAQAKWRSVEDIKGFLGQVGGWNQHQPLEACILTVWESREHYQSFMEKDHDPIFHQTGQSQTYEAISVQLFSKLTDSDDRQLLDGLESAQVLRVVCGSENNVLAKAGAETGGIVGQSLKDSQQYIAATLWNNDQLAPTGDAQAYTVALEQTWRVVKKGDHK, encoded by the coding sequence ATGCTGATCAAATGGATTACATGTAAAGTAACGGAAAATCAGAAGCAATCGTTTTCCCATGCCCAAGCGAAATGGAGATCAGTAGAGGACATAAAAGGCTTTCTGGGACAAGTCGGAGGGTGGAATCAGCATCAGCCGTTGGAAGCTTGTATTCTTACTGTTTGGGAGAGTAGAGAACACTATCAATCTTTCATGGAGAAGGATCACGATCCTATTTTTCATCAGACAGGGCAGAGCCAGACATATGAAGCCATTTCTGTACAGCTTTTCTCGAAGCTCACAGACAGCGACGATCGTCAGTTGCTGGATGGATTAGAGAGCGCTCAAGTTCTTCGCGTAGTCTGTGGAAGCGAAAACAACGTACTCGCAAAAGCTGGGGCAGAGACGGGAGGGATCGTTGGACAAAGCCTGAAGGATAGCCAGCAATATATAGCGGCGACTTTGTGGAATAATGATCAGCTCGCACCGACGGGCGACGCTCAAGCCTACACCGTTGCTCTTGAACAGACATGGCGCGTTGTTAAAAAAGGAGACCACAAATGA
- a CDS encoding c-type cytochrome, whose amino-acid sequence MIKKEKTGWKKLSMVVVAMLVFAGCATQPTAQPTSTANEAKDKTASGATGAINLASYTPPSMDKVPEGPLGESIKYGHKLMNETSTVIPEYTGNKLSCSSCHGNAGMDATSPLTGVTAVYPQYIPRSGKVLTIEDRINGCFQRSMNGKPLPYNSDEMRAMVAYLTYISTDVPVGIKERPWIEKNDMKSVPQPNVANGEALFQKSCIQCHAADGSGTGPNSGPALWGDNSFNIGAGMARISKAAGYIQRNMPLGEMGGIKQGSLTDQEAADLAAYILSKPRPDFAKKAQDWPAGGVPKDVPYEVDSSKKKQ is encoded by the coding sequence ATGATCAAAAAAGAGAAGACAGGCTGGAAGAAGCTGTCTATGGTAGTAGTGGCGATGCTGGTCTTTGCAGGCTGCGCTACACAGCCGACCGCTCAACCCACCTCAACAGCGAATGAGGCCAAAGATAAAACAGCGAGTGGGGCAACAGGAGCGATCAATCTAGCTTCCTACACCCCGCCTAGTATGGACAAGGTGCCAGAAGGGCCATTGGGAGAATCGATTAAGTATGGACATAAGCTAATGAATGAAACGAGCACAGTGATCCCTGAATACACAGGGAATAAGCTCTCCTGCTCTAGCTGTCACGGTAATGCCGGAATGGATGCGACCTCCCCTTTAACGGGTGTCACAGCAGTCTATCCCCAGTACATTCCAAGGTCTGGCAAAGTGCTTACCATTGAAGATCGCATCAACGGTTGCTTTCAACGAAGCATGAACGGAAAGCCATTGCCTTACAACAGCGATGAAATGAGAGCGATGGTTGCCTATCTGACGTATATCTCAACAGATGTACCAGTAGGAATCAAAGAGCGCCCGTGGATAGAAAAAAATGATATGAAGAGCGTACCTCAACCGAATGTGGCAAATGGAGAAGCACTCTTTCAAAAATCGTGTATACAATGCCATGCAGCTGATGGTTCTGGAACAGGCCCAAACTCAGGACCAGCGTTATGGGGGGATAACTCCTTCAATATTGGTGCAGGTATGGCCCGAATTTCCAAAGCCGCTGGCTACATTCAGCGCAATATGCCTTTAGGGGAAATGGGCGGTATCAAGCAAGGCTCGTTAACCGATCAAGAAGCTGCGGACCTAGCAGCCTATATTTTGTCCAAGCCGCGTCCGGACTTTGCCAAAAAGGCACAAGACTGGCCAGCTGGAGGCGTTCCAAAGGATGTGCCGTATGAAGTAGACAGCTCCAAGAAGAAGCAATAG
- a CDS encoding sigma-54-dependent transcriptional regulator yields the protein MHADTRILIVDDEADFRHLLTSRLKRKGYTTLEASDGISAQQLVTSETIHVILLDLKMPGMDGLSFLQWCKEASPAIQIIVVTGHGTIETAIEAMKRGAYDYLTKPYNLNELEVLISKAVEKQQLTEENQQLREVLSTNGKTTFQIVAESPKLKEVLATAKRVASTDFIVLLKGESGTGKDVIARLIYECSERASEAFVPINLGAIPETMLESELFGHEKGAFTGATAQKKGLVEIAHLGTLFLDEVGDLPFPLQVKLLRFLETGEFRRIGSPILHKVDVRIIAATNADLEKKVEEGTFRSDLYFRLHVMDITIPPLAQRREDILPLSAFFLNRLKRKYPVKPLSVKAQAALLAYSFPGNVRELAHMIERAVVLARGEEIDDKDLFPHEQSTPHHLSDKELISSAETGEEEAFLLKNVEREHIKHVLDVLQWNKTRTAEKLGISVRNLYRKIEEYELRP from the coding sequence ATGCACGCTGACACTCGTATACTCATCGTTGATGACGAAGCAGATTTCCGCCATCTATTAACCAGTCGATTAAAGAGAAAGGGATATACCACGCTGGAAGCATCTGACGGAATCAGTGCACAGCAGCTAGTCACTAGTGAAACGATACATGTGATTTTGCTTGATCTGAAAATGCCCGGGATGGACGGTCTCTCCTTTCTGCAATGGTGCAAGGAAGCCTCTCCTGCCATTCAAATCATTGTTGTGACCGGACACGGAACAATCGAAACAGCAATCGAAGCAATGAAACGCGGCGCTTATGATTATTTGACAAAACCGTACAACCTCAATGAATTGGAGGTATTGATTTCCAAGGCCGTCGAAAAACAGCAGTTGACAGAGGAAAACCAACAGTTGAGAGAAGTTCTATCGACAAACGGGAAAACGACGTTTCAAATCGTTGCGGAAAGCCCGAAGCTAAAAGAGGTCCTAGCAACTGCCAAGCGAGTAGCCAGTACGGACTTTATCGTCCTCTTGAAAGGGGAAAGTGGGACAGGGAAGGATGTTATCGCGAGACTCATTTATGAATGTAGTGAGAGAGCATCAGAGGCATTCGTACCGATCAATTTGGGGGCGATACCAGAAACGATGCTGGAAAGTGAACTGTTCGGGCACGAAAAGGGAGCCTTTACAGGTGCAACTGCTCAGAAAAAGGGACTGGTAGAGATTGCCCACCTGGGAACGCTCTTTTTGGATGAAGTAGGGGACTTGCCTTTTCCTTTGCAGGTCAAGTTGCTCCGTTTTCTGGAAACCGGCGAATTTCGCCGAATAGGGAGCCCGATTCTGCACAAGGTGGATGTTCGTATCATTGCTGCTACCAATGCCGACCTGGAAAAGAAAGTGGAAGAAGGAACGTTCCGATCCGATCTTTATTTCCGGCTGCATGTTATGGATATAACGATTCCACCTCTCGCTCAAAGAAGAGAGGACATTTTGCCACTGTCGGCTTTCTTTTTGAATCGACTCAAGCGTAAGTATCCAGTCAAACCGCTTTCTGTGAAAGCGCAGGCAGCTCTTTTGGCCTACTCATTCCCGGGGAATGTTCGGGAGTTGGCTCATATGATCGAACGTGCTGTCGTTTTGGCAAGAGGAGAGGAAATTGACGACAAGGATCTCTTTCCTCACGAGCAGTCAACCCCTCATCATCTGTCAGATAAGGAGCTCATTTCATCAGCAGAAACGGGGGAGGAAGAAGCATTTTTACTGAAGAATGTAGAGCGAGAACATATCAAGCATGTGCTGGACGTTCTGCAATGGAACAAGACCAGGACAGCAGAGAAGCTGGGGATTAGCGTACGTAATCTGTACCGAAAAATCGAAGAGTACGAGCTGCGACCGTGA
- a CDS encoding ATP-binding protein — translation MRGSRLPRINRLKTKMLLFGLCMSIIPFLILGYINLHTSKDKVREEVDRANQIYVENTLAQLDMLFLHTSQSMQVVQQRFLNERPSDEDAYFLLNTLLKTSPYMEEVALFNQDGEPQYLLNRWKHQKLDTPMERDNQLLTTIQSGKPYIGGIVRSVEGKLLVTVAIPHVSAKGVKGGMYAKLNVKQLLEQVTLRARYENEAYLFVTDGKSDRFADPFMLGKPSDGSLTYYEQAVPPSWTLPDRTDKPVIRTYQAFNGDVMVNYAMRSSVTHWVIMLEQSSQTAFAAFSKLEQSLLFTTLFIAFIVLGISIVFSVSFSRLMEKIESAVQKIAGGDLSVRIPVTTSDEIGRLAASCNEMAQSLEIKTNQLLEEKKRLDLVVSGMGMGLILVDESFRIRWINQTASAWFQDAAHLLGKDCHLTIGQQFSSCSSCMLRTRQMVNQKQTDLISSRVDQDGRVRFYRHQVFPLHPEKESSAFLEVIEDITEKRELEAAIAQADKLAAVGLLASGIAHEINNPLGILSLYGQDLRDRLVDEDIRDLQDSGELTQYLDTMDKQINRCKEITTRLLHFSGKSPITVEKVDIHQVLADILILLSHEIRVKQVTVNQSLLASAPFLLATPGQLQQIVLNLLTNALYATQERGNIEIATNSPSNDRIRLSIRDDGCGIPAADLPHVLEPFYTTKPPGKGTGLGLSVCYGIVKNVGGEIEIESTPNIGTTVTVILPSAKGE, via the coding sequence ATGAGGGGGAGCAGACTACCGCGTATCAATCGACTGAAGACAAAAATGCTCCTGTTTGGGCTATGCATGTCCATCATCCCTTTTCTGATTCTTGGGTATATCAATTTGCATACCAGTAAAGATAAGGTTCGAGAAGAGGTAGACAGAGCCAATCAGATCTACGTGGAAAATACGTTAGCGCAGTTAGATATGCTTTTTTTACATACGTCCCAATCCATGCAGGTGGTTCAGCAGCGTTTTCTCAATGAGCGCCCTAGTGATGAGGATGCTTATTTCTTGCTGAATACGTTATTGAAGACTTCTCCTTATATGGAGGAAGTCGCACTTTTTAATCAGGATGGAGAGCCGCAGTATTTGCTGAATCGCTGGAAACATCAGAAGCTGGACACACCCATGGAGCGAGACAACCAACTTCTTACCACCATCCAATCGGGAAAACCATACATCGGAGGCATTGTCCGATCAGTGGAAGGGAAGCTGCTGGTAACGGTCGCGATCCCTCATGTATCTGCCAAAGGTGTAAAAGGTGGCATGTACGCAAAGCTCAATGTAAAACAGTTACTCGAACAGGTCACACTGCGAGCACGCTATGAAAACGAGGCCTATTTGTTCGTCACAGATGGGAAAAGCGATAGGTTTGCCGATCCGTTTATGCTGGGCAAGCCTTCTGATGGCTCTTTGACTTATTATGAACAAGCGGTTCCTCCCTCATGGACACTACCAGATCGAACTGACAAGCCTGTTATCCGTACATATCAAGCTTTCAATGGAGATGTTATGGTCAATTATGCCATGCGCTCTTCTGTCACACATTGGGTCATTATGCTGGAACAGTCGAGTCAAACAGCGTTTGCTGCCTTTTCAAAATTGGAACAATCTCTGCTCTTTACGACCTTATTCATCGCATTTATCGTTTTAGGAATTAGCATTGTGTTCTCTGTCTCGTTTAGCCGATTAATGGAAAAGATCGAATCCGCTGTGCAAAAAATCGCAGGTGGCGACTTATCCGTACGAATACCAGTGACAACCTCAGATGAAATTGGCAGGCTAGCAGCGTCCTGCAATGAAATGGCACAGAGTCTGGAGATAAAGACCAACCAGCTTCTCGAGGAAAAGAAGCGGCTTGATCTGGTCGTCAGTGGCATGGGGATGGGGCTCATTCTTGTAGATGAATCGTTTCGCATTCGCTGGATTAACCAAACAGCGTCGGCGTGGTTCCAGGATGCGGCTCATCTTCTGGGGAAAGACTGCCATCTGACGATTGGTCAGCAATTTAGTTCATGTAGTAGTTGCATGCTCCGAACGCGACAAATGGTGAACCAAAAGCAGACTGATCTTATTTCCTCCAGAGTCGATCAGGATGGGCGGGTCCGTTTTTATCGACATCAAGTTTTCCCTCTGCATCCGGAGAAAGAATCGTCTGCTTTTCTGGAGGTCATCGAGGACATCACGGAGAAACGAGAGCTAGAAGCCGCAATCGCACAAGCAGACAAGCTCGCTGCTGTTGGACTCTTGGCGTCGGGCATCGCTCATGAAATCAATAATCCATTAGGGATTCTGTCGCTGTATGGTCAGGACTTGCGAGACCGTCTAGTGGACGAGGATATTCGGGATTTACAGGACTCGGGAGAGCTTACTCAATACTTGGACACGATGGACAAACAAATTAACCGTTGCAAGGAAATCACGACCCGATTGCTGCACTTTTCGGGGAAATCACCCATTACTGTAGAAAAAGTAGATATTCATCAAGTGCTAGCAGACATTCTCATTCTTCTGTCCCATGAAATACGTGTCAAACAGGTAACGGTAAACCAGTCTCTGTTGGCCTCTGCTCCGTTTCTTCTCGCTACGCCTGGACAGCTTCAGCAGATCGTGCTCAATCTGTTAACCAATGCGCTGTACGCGACCCAGGAGCGTGGAAATATTGAGATAGCAACGAATTCTCCATCGAATGATCGAATCCGTCTGTCGATCAGAGATGATGGATGCGGTATACCCGCAGCAGATTTGCCCCATGTTTTGGAGCCCTTTTATACAACCAAGCCTCCTGGAAAAGGGACTGGTCTCGGGTTATCGGTCTGCTACGGGATTGTGAAGAATGTAGGCGGAGAAATCGAGATCGAAAGTACACCAAACATAGGCACAACGGTTACGGTCATCCTGCCGTCGGCAAAGGGGGAATGA